The following proteins come from a genomic window of Campylobacter coli 76339:
- a CDS encoding Bacillosamine/Legionaminic acid biosynthesis aminotransferase PglE; 4-keto-6-deoxy-N-Acetyl-D-hexosaminyl-(Lipid carrier) aminotransferase, with translation MFEKEIAFIKKLFNKEKIALHEPCFIGNEKKYLLECIDSGFVSSVGEFVTHFEEALKQRTKARFVIATNTGTAALHIALLANGIDENCEVITQSISFVATANAIAYTGARAIFLDIDENTLSLGSKALQNFLENHSYQKDGFTYNKITHKRIKACVVMHTFGLSADIEKLCEICKNYNIFLIEDAAEALGSTYKNKALGTFGKCGILSFNGNKIITGGSGGAILCDDENLANLAKHLSTTAKIPHPYEYDHDIIGYNYRLCNINAAILLAGLEKLDFFLENKRQLAQIYKEFFTNHKACKFIDERKNSKSNFWLNALCFKDENLRNIFLQECLKNNIFVRPVWKSLPSLKPFQTWQKDELLNTQKLEKCLVNLPSSVRLDKEIIC, from the coding sequence ATGTTTGAAAAAGAAATCGCTTTTATCAAAAAACTTTTCAATAAAGAAAAAATCGCTCTACACGAGCCTTGTTTTATCGGAAATGAAAAAAAATATCTCTTAGAATGCATTGATAGTGGTTTTGTTTCAAGCGTGGGTGAGTTTGTAACGCATTTTGAAGAAGCTTTAAAACAAAGAACAAAAGCTCGATTTGTCATCGCTACAAATACAGGCACCGCCGCACTTCATATCGCTTTACTTGCAAATGGTATTGATGAAAATTGTGAGGTGATTACCCAAAGCATTAGCTTTGTTGCAACGGCAAATGCTATTGCTTACACAGGAGCTAGGGCTATTTTTTTAGATATTGATGAAAATACTTTGAGTTTAGGCTCTAAAGCTTTACAAAATTTTTTAGAAAATCACAGCTATCAAAAAGATGGCTTTACTTACAATAAAATCACACATAAGCGCATCAAAGCTTGTGTTGTAATGCACACTTTTGGCCTTAGTGCTGACATAGAAAAGCTTTGCGAAATTTGTAAAAATTATAATATTTTTTTAATCGAAGATGCGGCTGAAGCTTTAGGGAGTACTTATAAAAACAAAGCTTTGGGCACTTTTGGAAAATGTGGAATTTTAAGTTTTAATGGAAATAAAATCATCACAGGTGGGAGTGGTGGAGCGATTTTATGTGATGATGAAAATTTGGCAAATCTTGCAAAGCATTTAAGTACCACTGCTAAAATACCTCATCCTTATGAATACGATCATGATATCATAGGCTATAATTATAGACTGTGCAATATCAATGCCGCAATTTTACTTGCAGGACTTGAAAAGCTAGATTTCTTCCTAGAAAACAAAAGACAATTAGCACAAATTTATAAGGAATTTTTTACAAATCATAAAGCTTGTAAATTTATAGATGAAAGAAAAAATTCAAAAAGCAATTTTTGGCTCAATGCTTTATGCTTTAAAGATGAAAATTTAAGAAATATATTTTTACAAGAATGCTTAAAAAACAATATTTTTGTGCGTCCTGTATGGAAAAGCTTACCTAGCCTTAAGCCTTTTCAAACTTGGCAAAAAGATGAGCTTTTAAATACTCAAAAATTAGAAAAATGCTTGGTAAATTTACCTAGCAGCGTAAGATTAGATAAGGAAATAATATGTTAA
- a CDS encoding dTDP-glucose 4,6-dehydratase: protein MKNILVTGADGFIGSHLCESLVQKGYKVRALSQYNSFNFWGHLEKSPYLKDMEVVSGDLRDSFFCEKITQGMDAIFHLGALIAIPYSYEAPQSYADTNIKGTLNMLEAAKKNKISHFIHTSTSEVYGTARYVPIDEKHPLQPQSPYSASKIAADMMALSYYNAFNLNVNIARPFNTYGPRQSARAIIPTIITQILSGAKELKLGDLSPTRDLNFVLDTCEGFISLLKLNHFGEVYNIGSGTEYSMQEVLDLIQKILNQNIKIIQDEKRLRPKNSEVFRLKCDSNKLQNATHWKSKISLEEGLKLSIEYFKENLASYKSEIYNV from the coding sequence ATGAAAAATATTTTGGTAACAGGTGCAGATGGTTTTATAGGCTCTCACCTTTGTGAGAGTTTGGTTCAAAAAGGCTATAAAGTAAGAGCTTTAAGTCAATATAATTCTTTTAATTTTTGGGGACATTTGGAAAAAAGTCCTTATCTAAAGGATATGGAAGTTGTAAGCGGGGATTTAAGAGATAGTTTTTTTTGTGAAAAAATCACTCAAGGAATGGATGCCATTTTTCACCTTGGAGCTTTAATTGCCATTCCTTATTCTTACGAGGCACCACAAAGCTATGCAGATACTAATATAAAAGGTACTTTAAATATGCTAGAAGCTGCGAAAAAAAATAAAATTTCTCATTTTATACACACTTCTACAAGCGAAGTTTATGGCACTGCAAGATATGTGCCTATCGATGAAAAGCACCCTTTACAACCTCAAAGCCCCTATTCTGCTAGTAAAATCGCAGCGGATATGATGGCTCTTAGTTATTATAATGCTTTTAATTTAAATGTAAATATTGCTCGTCCTTTCAATACCTATGGACCAAGACAAAGTGCAAGAGCCATTATACCCACTATCATAACACAAATTTTAAGTGGAGCAAAAGAATTAAAACTTGGAGATTTAAGTCCGACAAGGGATTTAAACTTTGTCCTTGATACTTGCGAAGGCTTTATCTCGCTTTTGAAATTAAATCATTTTGGAGAAGTGTATAACATAGGCTCTGGGACTGAATACTCGATGCAAGAAGTGCTTGATCTTATACAAAAAATTCTAAATCAAAATATAAAAATCATCCAAGATGAAAAAAGATTGCGTCCAAAAAATAGTGAGGTTTTTAGACTAAAATGCGACTCAAATAAACTTCAAAATGCAACCCATTGGAAAAGTAAAATAAGCCTTGAAGAAGGTTTAAAGCTAAGCATAGAATATTTTAAAGAAAATTTAGCAAGTTATAAAAGTGAAATTTACAATGTTTGA
- a CDS encoding Motility accessory factor: MSSSLERIPLTSEFFNNDFGEFDKDILFVLKSVTHPNTIRYLEKNNRDYMLVSTYANFIEYAKLDDFGYFNMGKSVSNMSYLLSAHLKYKNIILIGQDLAYADNGDSHTKDYQNLDKHKGHFQRDKGKYTTLAYGGDKTVESSFAWTLFRQTFENDIVCLKEILKIDTYNCTEGGARIEGAIEKPFKEVCETLLTKNIQKPFPSIKPLNHDKQNELMLKAYYRIYKSIKHCQEFKKEVETAYLEIEKEYFLLTDLSLEESKKNTIINNLVQQTDKFKEKLENEKNIYDIKQILGPFLIQFELNLARIYVLNPKTPEDSFNKSSLWVKEHMEFIQMIHGHIEAQEKTLLENILPLENQLKARKLQKWQEIIKNKFTFKAKE; the protein is encoded by the coding sequence ATGTCCTCATCTCTTGAAAGAATTCCGCTTACTTCCGAATTTTTTAACAATGATTTTGGAGAATTTGATAAGGATATATTGTTTGTTTTAAAATCAGTTACTCACCCTAATACCATTAGATACCTAGAAAAAAACAATAGAGATTATATGCTTGTCTCAACATATGCAAATTTTATTGAATATGCAAAATTAGATGATTTTGGATATTTTAATATGGGAAAAAGCGTTTCTAATATGAGTTATCTGCTTTCCGCTCATCTAAAATATAAAAATATTATTTTAATAGGACAAGATTTAGCTTATGCTGATAATGGGGATTCGCACACAAAAGATTATCAAAATTTAGATAAGCACAAAGGACATTTTCAAAGAGATAAAGGAAAATATACAACCCTAGCATATGGAGGAGATAAAACCGTAGAAAGTTCTTTTGCTTGGACTCTATTTAGGCAAACTTTTGAGAATGATATTGTATGCTTAAAAGAAATTTTAAAAATTGACACTTACAACTGTACCGAAGGGGGTGCTAGAATAGAAGGAGCTATAGAAAAACCTTTTAAAGAAGTGTGTGAAACATTACTTACAAAAAACATACAAAAACCTTTTCCTAGTATCAAACCTTTAAACCATGATAAACAAAACGAATTAATGCTTAAAGCTTATTATAGAATTTATAAAAGCATCAAACATTGCCAAGAATTTAAAAAAGAAGTTGAAACTGCATATCTTGAAATAGAAAAAGAATATTTCCTATTGACTGATTTAAGCTTGGAGGAAAGTAAGAAAAACACAATTATCAATAACCTTGTACAACAAACAGATAAATTTAAAGAAAAATTAGAAAATGAAAAAAATATATATGATATCAAGCAAATATTAGGTCCATTTTTAATCCAATTCGAACTAAATCTTGCTAGGATTTATGTTTTAAATCCAAAAACACCCGAAGATAGTTTCAATAAATCTTCACTTTGGGTTAAAGAACATATGGAATTTATACAAATGATTCATGGACACATAGAAGCACAAGAAAAAACACTGCTTGAAAATATCCTTCCCTTAGAAAACCAACTCAAAGCAAGAAAATTACAAAAATGGCAAGAAATAATAAAAAATAAATTTACCTTCAAGGCAAAAGAATGA
- a CDS encoding Motility accessory factor, producing the protein MTFNPTQKELFNKNLSILSDISFKNELEKISHTKFELILGKDNLDINLKNTSDNTFLYKNTTEELNSMLNIYNDKYLLYPVLYFYGFGNGILFKALLQNKHHQHIVVFEKDLEIIWVMFHILDFSKELKDKKIIIFDMNNIDIQTYAALTKANPFFNFSRTYFLDLSSDYYEKFHEDILELNKNLSNYFKNAIISHGNDPLDALQGIEQFVYNLPKMITHPRYIDLLKKRQNLSDTAIIVSTGPSLTKQLPLLKQYANKATIFCADSSYPILAKHNIKPDYVLIS; encoded by the coding sequence ATGACTTTTAATCCTACCCAAAAAGAACTTTTTAATAAAAATCTCAGTATTTTAAGTGATATTTCATTTAAAAATGAATTAGAAAAAATCAGCCATACCAAATTTGAACTTATTTTAGGAAAAGATAATTTAGATATCAATTTAAAAAATACAAGTGATAATACCTTTCTTTATAAAAATACAACCGAAGAATTAAATTCTATGCTTAATATTTATAATGATAAGTACTTGCTTTATCCAGTGCTTTATTTTTATGGCTTTGGAAATGGAATTTTATTTAAAGCCTTGCTTCAAAATAAACATCATCAACATATAGTGGTTTTTGAAAAAGATCTTGAAATTATTTGGGTAATGTTTCATATCTTAGATTTTAGCAAGGAGTTAAAAGATAAAAAAATAATTATTTTTGATATGAACAACATAGACATTCAAACCTATGCTGCTTTAACAAAAGCCAATCCTTTTTTTAATTTTTCTAGAACTTATTTTTTAGACTTAAGTAGTGATTATTATGAAAAATTTCATGAAGATATTTTAGAACTCAATAAAAACTTATCAAACTATTTTAAAAATGCTATTATTTCACATGGAAATGATCCTTTAGATGCTTTACAAGGAATAGAACAATTTGTTTATAATCTTCCTAAAATGATTACACATCCAAGATATATAGATTTGCTTAAAAAAAGACAAAATTTAAGCGATACCGCAATTATTGTTTCTACTGGGCCAAGTTTAACTAAACAACTCCCATTGTTAAAACAATATGCCAATAAAGCCACCATATTTTGTGCGGATTCTTCTTATCCTATTTTGGCCAAACACAATATAAAGCCTGATTATGTCCTCATCTCTTGA
- a CDS encoding Pseudaminic acid synthase: MQIGNFNTDEKVFIIAELSANHSGSLEMALKSIKAAKEAGADAIKIQTYTPDSLTLDCDKDDFIIKGGLWDQRRFYELYESAKTPYEWHSQIFEAAQDAGILCFSSPFAKEDVEFLKRFDPIAYKIASFEANDENFVRIIAKENKPTIVSTGIASEEELFKICEIFKEEKNPNLIFLKCTSTYPAQISDMNLKGIISLKEKFGVEVGLSDHSFGHLAPVMAVALGARVIEKHFILDKNIKSEDSKFSLDFDEFKAMVEAVRQAESALGDGSLALDEKSLKNRVFARSLYASKDIKKGEIFNEENIKSVRPSFGLHPKFYKELLGKTATKDIEFGTALKKGDFK; the protein is encoded by the coding sequence ATGCAAATAGGAAATTTTAACACCGATGAAAAAGTTTTTATCATAGCAGAACTATCCGCAAATCACTCAGGAAGTCTTGAAATGGCACTCAAAAGTATAAAAGCAGCCAAAGAAGCGGGAGCGGATGCGATAAAAATTCAAACCTACACTCCAGATAGTCTTACGCTAGATTGCGATAAAGATGATTTTATCATCAAAGGGGGGCTTTGGGATCAGCGCAGATTTTATGAGCTTTATGAAAGTGCTAAAACCCCTTATGAGTGGCATTCTCAAATTTTTGAAGCCGCACAGGATGCAGGCATACTTTGTTTTTCAAGCCCTTTTGCAAAAGAGGATGTAGAGTTTTTAAAACGCTTTGATCCCATCGCTTATAAAATTGCCTCCTTTGAAGCAAATGATGAAAATTTCGTGCGTATAATTGCTAAAGAAAACAAACCTACCATTGTTTCAACTGGTATTGCAAGCGAAGAAGAGCTTTTTAAAATATGTGAAATTTTCAAAGAAGAAAAAAATCCTAATCTGATCTTTTTAAAATGCACCTCAACTTACCCAGCACAAATTTCTGATATGAATTTAAAAGGTATTATAAGTTTAAAAGAAAAATTTGGAGTTGAGGTAGGGCTTAGCGATCATAGCTTTGGACACTTAGCTCCTGTTATGGCGGTTGCGCTTGGAGCTAGAGTGATAGAAAAACATTTTATACTTGATAAAAATATAAAAAGCGAAGATAGCAAATTCAGCCTTGATTTTGATGAATTTAAAGCCATGGTAGAAGCAGTAAGACAAGCTGAAAGCGCTTTGGGTGATGGCTCACTAGCCTTAGATGAAAAAAGTCTTAAAAACCGCGTTTTTGCTAGAAGCTTATATGCAAGCAAAGACATCAAAAAAGGTGAAATTTTTAACGAAGAAAATATAAAATCAGTGCGTCCTTCTTTTGGACTTCATCCTAAATTTTACAAAGAACTTTTAGGAAAAACTGCCACTAAAGATATAGAATTTGGCACAGCTTTAAAAAAAGGAGATTTCAAATGA
- a CDS encoding Pseudaminic acid biosynthesis protein PseA, possible Pse5Ac7Ac acetamidino synthase, which produces MKFCKKCVMPDTKPDLHFDDEGICDACRSQEMKNKEIDWQEREKEFLELVKKYKKHPVYDCVIGVSGGKDSTFQVVKMLELGLNPLCVCFEPSVPTKIGRKNLENLNNLGVDLIHIKRDPKVYKKLAREAFIRTGDNEWQNHLGIFTSVPRIAVNFGVPLIIWGESPQIEYGGPASSKDKNILGREWLEEFGGLLGNRISDMIGIDGIKESDVYFYTYPSDEELSRVGVTGLFLGYYFKWDYKKILQISKEHGFSTIDRPVETTYENFENLDCYSNHVHDYLKYCKYGFGRATDNACLDIRLGYISREEGVRLVQKYDGKPPKKAIKKYLKFSGFSEEEFQKIVDSFTNKKIFKRDEKGNFLRDYDGSLVKKDEYILK; this is translated from the coding sequence ATGAAATTCTGTAAAAAATGTGTGATGCCTGATACTAAACCAGATTTGCATTTTGATGATGAAGGAATTTGTGATGCTTGTCGTTCGCAAGAGATGAAAAATAAAGAGATAGATTGGCAAGAAAGAGAAAAAGAGTTTTTAGAGCTTGTAAAGAAATATAAAAAACATCCTGTTTATGATTGTGTTATAGGGGTAAGTGGAGGTAAAGATTCGACCTTTCAAGTGGTTAAAATGCTTGAACTTGGACTTAATCCTTTGTGTGTGTGTTTTGAGCCTAGTGTACCTACAAAAATAGGGCGTAAAAATTTAGAAAATTTGAATAATCTTGGTGTGGATTTAATCCATATCAAACGCGATCCAAAGGTTTATAAAAAGCTTGCCCGTGAAGCTTTTATAAGAACGGGGGATAATGAGTGGCAAAACCACTTGGGAATTTTTACATCAGTTCCGCGTATAGCAGTAAATTTTGGAGTACCTTTGATCATTTGGGGCGAGAGTCCACAGATTGAATACGGTGGCCCTGCAAGCAGTAAGGATAAAAATATATTAGGTAGAGAGTGGCTTGAAGAATTTGGAGGTCTTTTAGGCAATAGAATCAGCGATATGATAGGCATTGATGGTATTAAAGAAAGCGATGTGTATTTTTATACTTATCCGAGCGATGAAGAGCTTAGTAGGGTAGGGGTTACGGGTTTATTTTTAGGATATTATTTTAAATGGGATTATAAAAAAATACTTCAAATTTCAAAAGAGCACGGTTTTTCAACAATAGATCGTCCTGTGGAAACCACTTATGAAAATTTTGAAAATTTAGATTGTTACTCAAATCATGTGCATGATTATTTAAAATACTGTAAATATGGCTTTGGAAGAGCAACAGACAATGCATGTTTGGATATTCGTTTAGGTTATATTAGTCGTGAAGAAGGGGTGCGCTTGGTGCAAAAATATGACGGCAAGCCTCCTAAAAAAGCGATTAAGAAATACCTCAAATTTAGCGGTTTTAGCGAAGAAGAATTTCAAAAAATAGTAGATTCTTTTACTAATAAAAAGATTTTCAAACGCGATGAAAAGGGTAATTTTTTAAGAGATTATGATGGATCCTTGGTTAAAAAAGATGAGTATATTTTAAAATGA
- a CDS encoding Imidazole glycerol phosphate synthase amidotransferase subunit, giving the protein MIAVIDYKAGNLNSVTKAFEKIGAKNFIVQDPKDLQKAEKFLLPGVGSFKEAMKNLKELAFVEVLQEQILVQKKPILGICLGMQLFLEKGYEGGECDGLGFIEGEVVKFKEDLGLKIPHMGWNELEILKQNPLYEGIENKSDFYFVHSYHVDCKDEFINTKTEYGYKFVSSVQKDNIFGVQFHPEKSQNLGLKLLENFVRL; this is encoded by the coding sequence ATGATAGCAGTGATTGACTATAAAGCAGGGAATTTAAACTCGGTAACTAAAGCTTTTGAAAAAATAGGTGCTAAAAATTTTATAGTTCAAGATCCTAAAGATTTACAAAAAGCAGAGAAATTTCTTTTACCAGGCGTAGGTTCTTTTAAAGAGGCTATGAAAAATTTAAAAGAGCTTGCTTTTGTAGAGGTTTTGCAAGAGCAGATTTTAGTGCAAAAAAAACCGATCTTAGGTATTTGTTTAGGAATGCAGCTTTTTCTAGAAAAAGGCTATGAGGGTGGAGAATGTGATGGGCTTGGTTTTATTGAAGGTGAGGTTGTGAAATTTAAGGAAGATTTGGGTTTAAAAATCCCACATATGGGATGGAATGAACTTGAAATTTTAAAGCAAAATCCTTTATATGAGGGTATAGAAAATAAAAGCGATTTTTATTTTGTACATTCTTATCATGTAGATTGCAAAGATGAGTTTATAAACACAAAAACAGAATATGGATATAAATTTGTATCAAGTGTGCAAAAAGATAATATCTTCGGTGTGCAGTTTCATCCTGAAAAAAGCCAAAATTTGGGCTTAAAACTTTTAGAAAATTTTGTAAGGCTTTAG
- a CDS encoding Imidazole glycerol phosphate synthase cyclase subunit — protein sequence MLKTRIIPCVLLKNSQLVKSIEFKDFRTIGHLTSTMRIYNARNVDELIILDIDASKSGKIDFESIEDLAKECFMPLTIGGGIKSLEDIQKILNLGADKISINSKALEDPNFIAKAANRFGSQCIVCSIDVKRKGDKICVYDKGDLLEKNPLELALEYENQGAGELLLTSVDFEGKAQGYDLELLKIFQNKLKIPLIINGGLGKPSDAVEALNLGADALGGAYIFHFSQYTPKDVKEELAKKGFAVRLS from the coding sequence ATGTTAAAAACTAGAATTATTCCTTGTGTATTGCTTAAAAATTCTCAACTTGTTAAAAGTATAGAATTTAAGGATTTTCGCACCATAGGACATCTTACTTCTACGATGAGAATTTATAATGCGCGCAATGTAGATGAGCTTATTATCTTAGATATTGATGCTTCAAAGAGTGGCAAAATAGACTTTGAAAGCATAGAAGATCTAGCAAAAGAATGCTTTATGCCTTTAACCATAGGAGGAGGGATAAAAAGCCTTGAGGATATACAAAAGATTTTAAATTTAGGTGCAGATAAAATTTCAATCAATTCCAAAGCTTTAGAAGATCCAAATTTTATAGCTAAGGCTGCTAATCGTTTTGGTTCACAATGTATCGTTTGCTCTATAGATGTAAAAAGAAAAGGAGATAAAATTTGCGTTTATGATAAAGGAGATTTACTTGAAAAAAATCCTTTAGAACTTGCTTTAGAATATGAAAATCAAGGTGCTGGAGAGCTTCTTTTAACTTCGGTTGATTTTGAAGGAAAGGCACAAGGTTATGATCTAGAACTTTTAAAAATTTTTCAAAATAAGCTTAAAATTCCACTTATTATCAATGGTGGTCTTGGTAAACCAAGTGATGCCGTAGAAGCTTTAAATTTAGGTGCAGATGCTTTGGGTGGCGCTTATATTTTTCATTTTTCACAATACACACCTAAAGATGTAAAAGAAGAATTAGCTAAAAAAGGTTTTGCGGTAAGGTTGAGCTAA
- a CDS encoding N-Acetyltransferase PseH involved in the biosynthesis of pseudaminic acid: MIIYKDFIHLNYYEIKLVWQWRNDKKISQFMKTKYIDFQEHLNFIIALKKDQTKKYFLVLKDDEAIGVIYFINITQDSCEFGLYAKPNLKGVGQILMQEIKKYAFEILKIKELKACAFKQNKKALDLYLKNGFFTIGENDDFFFLSSTLPQNLF; encoded by the coding sequence ATGATAATTTATAAAGATTTTATTCATTTAAACTACTATGAAATTAAACTTGTTTGGCAATGGAGAAATGATAAAAAAATAAGCCAATTTATGAAGACAAAATATATCGATTTTCAAGAGCATTTAAATTTTATCATTGCCTTAAAAAAAGATCAAACCAAAAAATATTTTTTAGTTCTTAAAGATGATGAAGCCATTGGTGTAATCTATTTTATTAATATTACACAAGATTCTTGCGAATTTGGACTTTATGCAAAGCCAAATTTAAAAGGCGTAGGACAAATTTTAATGCAAGAGATTAAAAAATACGCCTTTGAAATTTTAAAAATAAAAGAATTAAAAGCTTGTGCTTTTAAACAAAATAAAAAAGCTTTGGATTTATATTTAAAAAATGGTTTTTTTACTATAGGCGAAAATGATGATTTTTTCTTTCTTAGCTCAACCTTACCGCAAAACCTTTTTTAG
- a CDS encoding Methionyl-tRNA formyltransferase-like protein 2, translating to MTDLPFGRGGSPLQNLILRDIKKTKISALKVKEGLDTGDIYLKRKLDISKGNAQKIYQKASKIIFFKMIPFILKNNPKPVPQIGKATFFKRRTPEQSCLSFLENPDLKQIFNFIRMLDAPNYPKAFLEFKNFKIEFKKTKKKKKYLKGEFKIYEKNFDHSCTSR from the coding sequence ATGACCGATTTGCCTTTTGGAAGAGGAGGTTCTCCTTTGCAAAATCTAATTTTGAGAGATATTAAAAAAACAAAAATTTCTGCCTTAAAAGTAAAAGAAGGTTTGGATACAGGAGACATTTACCTTAAAAGAAAACTAGATATTTCCAAAGGCAATGCTCAAAAAATTTATCAAAAAGCTTCAAAAATTATCTTTTTCAAAATGATTCCTTTTATTTTAAAAAACAACCCAAAACCAGTCCCTCAAATCGGTAAAGCGACATTTTTTAAAAGGCGGACACCAGAACAAAGCTGTTTATCTTTTTTAGAAAATCCCGATTTAAAGCAAATATTTAATTTTATAAGAATGCTTGATGCGCCAAATTACCCTAAAGCTTTTTTAGAATTTAAAAATTTTAAAATTGAATTCAAAAAAACCAAAAAGAAAAAAAAATACCTAAAAGGAGAATTTAAAATTTATGAAAAAAATTTTGATCATAGCTGCACATCCAGATGA
- a CDS encoding UDP-6-deoxy-AltdiNAc hydrolase (PseG, third step of pseudaminic acid biosynthesis) → MKVLFRSDSSSQIGFGHIKRDLVLAKQYSDVSFACLALEGSLIDEIPYPVYELESSSIYELIDLIKEKKFELLIIDHYDINCDDEKLIKLETGVKILSFDDEIKAHHCDILLNVNAYSKASDYESLVPFRCELRCGFSYALIRDEFYQESKIKREKIWDYCICMGGTDIKNLSMQIASDLPKNKKIAIATSSSNKNLKKLEKFIEDHENVKLFIDEEISKLMNESTKLIISASSLVNEALLLKANFKAICVAKNQEKLANWLAKKGYEVEYKL, encoded by the coding sequence ATGAAAGTTCTATTTAGAAGCGATAGCTCTAGTCAAATAGGCTTTGGCCACATCAAGCGCGATCTTGTCTTAGCCAAACAATACAGTGATGTAAGCTTTGCTTGCTTGGCACTAGAAGGCTCTTTGATCGATGAAATTCCTTATCCTGTTTATGAGCTTGAAAGCTCAAGTATTTACGAGCTTATCGATCTTATCAAAGAAAAAAAATTCGAACTTCTAATCATCGATCATTATGATATCAATTGCGATGATGAAAAGCTTATAAAGCTTGAAACAGGAGTTAAAATCTTAAGTTTTGATGATGAGATAAAAGCTCATCATTGCGATATTTTACTCAATGTCAACGCCTACTCAAAAGCAAGCGATTATGAGAGCTTGGTACCTTTTCGTTGTGAGTTAAGATGTGGGTTTTCTTATGCTTTAATTAGGGATGAATTTTATCAAGAAAGCAAGATAAAAAGAGAGAAAATTTGGGATTATTGCATTTGCATGGGTGGCACAGATATTAAAAATCTTTCCATGCAAATTGCTTCTGATTTACCCAAAAACAAAAAAATCGCAATTGCTACAAGCTCATCCAATAAAAATCTCAAAAAGCTTGAAAAATTCATCGAAGATCATGAAAATGTAAAGCTTTTTATAGATGAAGAAATTTCAAAATTGATGAATGAAAGCACAAAGCTTATCATCAGTGCAAGTTCTTTAGTCAATGAAGCCTTGCTTTTAAAGGCTAATTTTAAAGCCATTTGTGTCGCCAAAAATCAAGAAAAACTAGCCAACTGGCTTGCTAAAAAGGGCTATGAAGTGGAGTATAAACTTTGA
- a CDS encoding Pseudaminic acid cytidylyltransferase, with translation MFDESFYNSRSQDLTKAYHDAGAFYFGKSKAWLENDFLFKPYSSVYLLPRNLVCDIDTLEDLEFAKILYKVNYESSI, from the coding sequence ATGTTTGATGAAAGTTTTTACAATTCCCGCTCGCAGGATTTAACCAAAGCTTATCATGATGCAGGAGCTTTTTACTTTGGCAAAAGCAAAGCTTGGCTGGAAAATGATTTTTTATTTAAACCCTATTCTAGTGTGTATTTACTACCACGAAATTTAGTTTGCGATATCGATACTTTGGAAGATTTAGAATTTGCAAAAATACTTTATAAGGTAAATTATGAAAGTTCTATTTAG
- a CDS encoding Pseudaminic acid cytidylyltransferase: MKNLCIIPARGGSKRIPRKNIIDFLSKPLIAYSIESALKSDIFDEVIISSDDEEIIKIACQFGAKAPFIRDEKLSDDYSSSTAVIQNAIEILD; this comes from the coding sequence ATGAAAAATCTTTGCATAATACCTGCTCGCGGGGGCTCAAAGAGAATTCCTAGAAAAAATATCATTGATTTTTTGAGCAAACCTTTGATCGCTTACAGTATAGAAAGTGCTTTAAAATCAGATATTTTTGATGAAGTTATCATTTCAAGTGATGATGAGGAAATTATAAAAATAGCTTGTCAATTTGGCGCTAAAGCTCCTTTTATCCGCGATGAAAAATTAAGCGATGATTATAGTTCTAGTACAGCAGTGATTCAAAATGCAATTGAAATTTTAGACTAA
- a CDS encoding Putative acyl carrier protein gives MQEIKHFFINIERTDIDESMNNLVSEDFIDSIDIMALVAEIEKFYKKPLKAEFITPENFENFENIKKMLEAAMKD, from the coding sequence ATGCAAGAAATTAAACATTTTTTTATCAACATAGAAAGAACAGATATCGATGAGAGCATGAATAATCTTGTAAGCGAAGATTTTATCGATAGCATCGATATCATGGCTTTGGTTGCTGAAATAGAAAAATTTTATAAAAAACCATTAAAAGCAGAATTTATCACACCTGAAAATTTTGAAAACTTTGAAAATATCAAAAAAATGCTTGAAGCTGCAATGAAAGACTAA